One segment of Pseudophryne corroboree isolate aPseCor3 chromosome 10, aPseCor3.hap2, whole genome shotgun sequence DNA contains the following:
- the THY1 gene encoding thy-1 membrane glycoprotein translates to MNYILPLGIFFTVLQGSCGQKITQLTACISGRGPTLRLDCRYLNSTNNKLRYEFKVKRNVQPETILSTINLNFFNDKYHNRASVYTERGLVQLHIQRFNVSDVGQYTCSLDIPNDFSINQTSTITVHKDKLERCGGVSTLMLNTPWPLILFLLLPLLQAGGFLCL, encoded by the exons ATGAATTACATACTGCCATTGGGGATATTTTTTACTG TTTTGCAGGGATCCTGTGGTCAGAAAATCACACAGCTCACAGCCTGTATAAGTGGCCGCGGCCCGACGCTGCGCCTGGACTGCCGATATCTAAACAGTACTAACAACAAGCTACGCTATGAATTCAAGGTGAAGCGTAATGTACAGCCCGAGACCATCCTCAGTACCATAAACCTGAACTTCTTCAACGACAAATACCACAATCGAGCCAGCGTTTACACCGAGCGTGGCCTGGTCCAACTGCACATTCAGCGATTCAATGTCTCAGATGTAGGCCAATACACTTGTTCTTTAGACATTCCAAATGACTTCAGTATCAACCAAACATCCACCATCACTGTCCACAAAG acaAGCTGGAGAGGTGTGGAGGAGTCAGCACCCTCATGCTAAATACACCGTGGCCGCTTATCCTCTTCCTCTTGCTGCCATTACTCCAAGCCGGTGGCTTCTTATGTTTGTAA